In Thunnus thynnus chromosome 13, fThuThy2.1, whole genome shotgun sequence, the following proteins share a genomic window:
- the ube2g1a gene encoding ubiquitin-conjugating enzyme E2 G1a, whose protein sequence is MTEPQSALLLRRQLAELNKNPVEGFSAGLIEDSDLYRWEVLIIGPPDTLYEGGVFKAHLTFPKDYPLRPPKMKFITDIWHPNVDKNGDVCISILHEPGEDKYGYEKPEERWLPIHTVETIMISVISMLADPNGDSPANVDAAKEWREDRHGAFKRKVARCVRKSQETAFE, encoded by the exons AGCTGAATAAAAACCCAGTAGAGGGATTCTCAGCAGGCCTGATCGAGGATAGTGATCTCTACAGATGGGAAGTCCTAATCATCGGGCCACCAGACACACTGTA TGAAGGTGGCGTGTTTAAAGCTCATCTGACATTTCCCAAAGACTACCCTCTCAGGCCGCCTAAAATGAAATTTATCACAGATATTTGGCACCCTAATG TGGACAAGAATGGAGACGTATGTATTTCTATTTTGCACGAGCCTGGGGAGGACAAGTACGGCTATGAGAAACCAGAAGAGCGCTGGCTGCCTATCCACACAGTGGAAACCATCATGATAAGTGTTATCTCTATGCTGGCAGACCCAAATGGTGACTCGCCAGCCAATGTGGACGCTGCA AAAGAGTGGAGGGAGGACAGACACGGCGCATTCAAAAGGAAAGTCGCACGTTGTGTACGAAAAAGCCAAGAGACTGCGTTTGAGTGA